The genomic DNA CATTGCCCGCGATATCGGCAAGGGCATCGATCCGGACGCCGTCTTCGCCGCCCGCGAGGCGCTGGCGCGGACAATCGCCGAGGCGAATCGTGAGAGCTTCTCAGGCCTCTACGACAGCCTCGCCGACAAGGGTCCATTCACCCCCGACGCGGAGAGCGCCGGGCGGCGGGCGCTGCGCAACACCCTGCTCGATTACCTTTCGCTGCTGCCCGAGGGCACGGCACTTGCCGCGGCGCATTTCCGCGCGGCAACCAACATGACGGATCGCGCGGCGGCGCTCACCGTGCTGGCGCACCGCCATGACGGCTCTCCCGAGGCGGAGGAAGCGCTGGCAAGCTTCGAGGCCAGATATCGGGGCGATGCGCTGGTGCTAGACAAATGGTTCCAGATCCAGGCCGGCGTGCCCGGCCCGCGGACCGTCGAGACGGTGCGCGCGCTGATGCGGCATCCCGCCTTCTCGATCGCCAATCCGAACCGGGTGCGCTCGCTGATCGGCACCTTCTCCAGCGCCAACCAGACCGGCTTCCATCGCGCCGACGGCCAAGGCTACCGCTTGTTCGCCGAGACCGTGCTGGAGGTCGAGAAGCGCAACCCGCAGGTGGCGGCAAGGCTGGCGACGGCGATGCGGTCCTGGCGCTCGCTGGAACCGATCCGGCAGGACAAGGCAAGGCAGGCGCTGCTGCAAATCGCGAACGTCGAGAACCTCTCGGCCGATCTGCGGGATATCGTGGAGCGCACGCTGGCGTAGCCCCTCTCCTTCTCCCCTTGTGGGAGAAGGTTGTTTGGACCGGGGACATCGCGAACAGGTGTGCGAAGACATCGCGAACAGTTTTGCATGCTATCGGGCGAGGGCATTGAGGTCGATGGTTTCTATTTTCTGATGTCTGAACCAGGCGTCGAAGACGCCGTCGGTGGCGGTGGGGCGGAAAGCGACGGACTTTCCGGCGAAGGCCCGGCACAAGCGTATGGTTCGGCCGAGAATGGAGACGAAGCCGTGCTGCTGAACGCGGCGGATGAGATCGTCCTTGGCATATTCGAACGGCTCGACTGTTTCGCGATACTGGCGCGGCGAGGCCTGGTAGCGATCGAGCGGCACGCCGCCGCCCAAGGCATCGTGGGGACGCTGGGCGTTGTAGACGTGGCGCCACTGGTCGAATGCATCCTGAGCCTCGGCGAGATTGGCGAAGGGCGGTCCCTGCAATGCCTCGGCCTTGAGCGAACGATGGAAGCGCTCGTCCTTGCCGAGCGTCTGCGGATGGCAAGGCCTGGAGTGGCTGACGGCGATGCCAATCTCGATCAGCCAGACGGTGAGCAAGGTGAAGTCGTTGCGGCCGCCATCGCCCCAAGGCGGACCATTGTCTGTGGCGATGCGCCACGGCAGGCCATAGCGACGGAAGGCGGCGATCAGCCGGGCTTTTACGGTTTCGGTGGTCTGGTCGGCGCAGGCCGACAGCGCGATCGAGAAGCGCGAATGGTCGTCGAGCACGGTAAGCGGATGCAGCCGGCCGGCGCGCAAGGCAACGTGGCCCTTGAAGTCCATCTGCCACAGGTGGTTGGGGGCGGCATGCTCGAAGCGAATGAAAGGCTGGGCTCCGCCGCCCAAAGCCCCCAGCTCGATACCGTTGCGGCGCAGGATGCCGGTGACCGTCGAGGCCGCCGGCGTGCCGATGCCTTCGCGGGCAAGCACCCGCGCGATCTTGCGCCCACCCCAGGCTGGATGCGCCACACGCACCGAAACGGCTGCCGCCTCCACCTCCGGCGCGCTGCGTGCCGGGCTCGACAGTGGTCGCCGAGACTGCTCCGCCAGGCCGGCCGCCCCTTCCATCCGATAGCGCGAAAGCAACTTGTGGCCACAGGTCCGGCCAATGCCGAAGCGCCGGCACAACGCGCTCACATTGGCGCCAGGCGCCAGCGCCAATCTCACGAACTCTTCTTTCTGGCTCATCACGCTTCTGGCCTCGAATGGCATCCCGAACCCCCTCGCGCAAAACGCGCAAAACTGTTCGCGATGTCTTCGCACACCTGTTCGCGATGTCCCCGGTCCAAACAAAGGTGTCGCCGAAGGCGACGGATGAGGGGTGTTCCAGGGAACGCCAACGTCTCACTCCGCTGGAACACCCCTCATCCGTCTCGGCGCTGCGCGCCGATCCACCTTCTCCCACAAGGGGAGAAGGGAAAAAGCGTCAATTTCAATCAACTTTTAATCTTTTTTGGCCGCGCCTCTGGACAAGGCGAATCACCTTTGATTCTTTAATGACGATTCGGGCGTGCGGCGTAGCCGGATCGTCAAGTATGCGGCAAATCGGGGAGTGCCATTTATGGCCAAGACGGACGCGTGGGGCGCGCCCGGAGGGAAGGCTTTTGCGCGTCGCGCGGCAAGGGGCGACGGGCTTGCCGGCAACGCGCGCCTGATCGCCGAGCCCGCCTACCAGCGGCTGCTGGCGGCGGAGCCGCTGCTGCGCCGCTCGATCCCCGCGCTGATCGTCATCTTCCTGATCGTCATCGCCGCGCTGCGCTTCCTGTCGCTGGTGAACGAGCGCGACGAGGTCGAACGGGAGACTAGGGCGGTGCTGTCTTTGGCCGCCGGACAGATGGCGCAGGCAATCACCGCGGACCCGAGCGCGGCCAGCGCCAATGCCGTGGACCTCCTGGAGACCACCAGCCGCCAAGGCGCCATGGGCCGCAGCCATGTGCTTGCCATCACCGATGGCGCCTTCAAGATCATCGCCGTATCGCCATTGTCGACCGGCTGGCGGGGGCGCCCGCTCGACGGCCTCGTGCTCGGCGGACAGCCGCTGTTCATGTTCGGCGACCGCGCCGGCGTGATGGATGTCAGCATCGGCGGCAAGGACTGGTTTGCCGCCGTCAGCCTCACAGGCGACCGCAAGAACGCCGCGGCGGTTCTCGTGCCCAAGGAGGCGGTGTTCGACGGCTGGCGCAAGACGGTGTCGCTCAACGTCACGCTGTTCGTGCTGACGGCGGGCGTGCTGATCGTCATCCTCTATGCCTATTTCGGCCAGGCGGCGCGCGCCCAGGCGGCTGACCGCATCTATCTCGAGGCGCATCAGCGTATCGACATGGCGCTGGTGCGCGGCCGCTGCGGCTTGTGGGACTGGGACATGGTGCGCGGCAAGATGTACTGGTCGCGCTCGATGTACGACATGCTGGGCTACGAGCCCTACGATACCATGCTGTCGTTCGGCGAGGTCGACGAGATCATCCATCCCGACGACGGCGATCTGTTCCAACTCGCCAACCGGATCGTCGAGCGCGAGATCGACCATATCGACCAGGTTTTCCGCATGCGCCACGCGAACGGGCAATGGGTGTGGATGCGCGCCCGCGCCCAGGTGATCGACCCGGAGGCGCCGGAGATCCAATTGATCGGCATCGCCGTCGACGTCACCGAGCAGCGTCACCTGGCGCTGCGCTCGGAAGCGGCGGATATGCGGCTGAGGACGGCGATCGAGAACATCAACGAATCCTTCGTGCTGTGGGATGCCGCCGAGCGGCTGATCATGTGCAACTCCAAATTCCAGAAGGACAACGGCCTCTCGGATCGCGACGTGGTGCCGGGCGCGACCCGCGACATGCTGGAGGAGCGCATGCTCGCCTTTGCCTCGGAGCGCAGGCTCGCCAATGCCAACGGTCCGCATGGCGGCGTCACGCTGGAGCGCCAGCTCGCCGACGGCCGCTGGCTGCAAGTCAATGAGCTCAGGACCCGGGACGGCGGCATCGTCTCGGTCGGCTCCGACATCACCCAGATCAAGCTGCATCAGGAAAAGCTGGTCGACAGCGAGCGCCGCCTGATGGCGACGATCCACGACCTCAGCCTCGCCCGCCGCGCCGAGGAGGAACGCGCCAAGGAGCTGGTCGAGCTCAACCGCAAATACATGAAGGAGACCGAGCGCGCCGAGGCGGCGAACCGGGCGAAATCCGAATTCCTCGCCAACATGTCGCACGAGCTGCGCACGCCGCTCAACGCCATCATCGGTTTTTCCGAGCTGATGGAGCAGCGCCTATTCGGGCCGCTGGGCTCCGAGCGCTACGAGGAATATGCCAGCGACATCAACAGCAGCGGCAAATACCTGCTCGGCGTCATCAACGACATACTCGACATGTCGAAGATCGAGGCCGGCCAGTTCTCGCTCGACCGCGAAGAGATCGACCTCTGTCCGCTGATCAAGGAGACGGTTCGCGTCATCTCGCTGCAGGCGGCGGAGAAGTCGATCACGGTGGAGACGCGCATCGCCGATGCGATGCGGCTCTACGCCGACCGCCGCGCGATCAAGCAGATCGCCATCAACCTTCTTTCCAACGCCGTGAAGTTCACTGGACAGGGCGGCCATATCACGGTTCGGGCGCGCAACGCCTCGGGCGCGCTGGTGCTCACCATCGAGGACAATGGCTGCGGTATTCCGAAACAGGCGCTGAGCAAGCTCGGACGGCCGTTCGAGCAGGTGCAGAACCAGTTCTCCAAGAACCATACCGGCTCCGGCCTCGGGCTGGCCATATCGCGTTCGCTCGCCGAACTGCAGGGCGGCGCGCTGAAGATCCGCTCGACGGAAGGCGTCGGTACCATCGTGTCGGTGCGCATCCCGCTGAAGAAGGCGCCGCCGACGGTGAAGGCGGCGGCCTGAAAGCTGACGACGACGACCGCGCGGCGCTGCTCTTGAAAAGTTATCTATTTTATCTATTTTGGATAAAGAGGTGACTTTCATGCGTGTGACATCGACGGAATTCCAACAGAATGTCGGCCGCTTCCAGGACGCCGCTCAGCGGGCGCCGGTCGCCATAACCAAGAATGGCCGGACCCACACTGTGCTTCTGTCGGCGGCAATGTTCGAAGTGCTGGTCAAGGGACAGGTCGCTAGACCCATCGAGGACCTTGACGAAGAGACGCTGAGGGCTATCGCCGAAAGCGCAGTCCCATCTCAGTATGATGAGCTGGATCAGATGCTCAAAGACTGGACGCCGTGAGCCTGCCCAAGCCTGTTCCCGGCCTGGTAATTTCCTATTCCTACCTCTGGTCGGGCGAGCACAAGGACGGTGTCGAAGAAGGTCGCAAGAATCGGCCTTGCGCCATTGTCGCCGCGCGTCGGATAGTGGAGGGGCGCGAGGTCGTGACGGTGGTTCCGATCACACATTCTGCCCCGTCTGACCCTGCCGACGCCATCGAGATGCCCGCGGCTCTCAAGGCTCATCTTGGGCTCGACGGCATGCCGTCATGGGTCGTAGTAAGCGAAACCAACGATTTCCTTTGGCCAGGACCTGATCTCAGGCCAATACCGGGAAGCAATCCCTCCCGCTTCCACTACGGCAGGCGCATGCGCGCCGCCGGCTCCGCCGGGTGCAACGCACCGAGTAGTCGCGCGATCTCAGGACTCCAAGTGCGCCTTCTCCAACGCATCAACGAGTTCGGCAACAGTGAGTTTGCCGCCATTGTCAGCGATCAACTTCCTTAGCCGCACATCCATAGCGCTGGAGAGTTGGTCGAAGCTGATGGTGCTATCCGGACCTGTCATGGCTTTACCGAGGCGCATGGTAACGCCGCCGGGGATGTGCTCGCCACTGGTGTTCCTTTCGGCGTAAGCCGTGCTGCCCACCGCGCCGGCCAGCGCCACGAAGCCAAGGGTGAGCTTCGTGGATTTTCTCAGGGGTCTTCTCTTATTGCATCGTCACCTTCGATGCGACCAGGCGGGCGTTGCGACGCTCCCGCACGAAGCAGAAGGCCGAAATCCTTGCGGACCTTCCGCGACGTCTCCTTGAGGTGCGCCTCCAGCACACCGAAATCCGGCAGGTCGGTGACCGCCAGAAGCAGATCCGAAAGCCCGGGCGGCACGTCGTCGCGCTGGAACTCTCCGGTAAGACAAAGCCTGATCATCTGGGTCAGGGCCAGATAGAGCTGCCAGGCCTCGCAAAGTTCCTGCCGGACACCCGCAGCCGCGAAGCCGGGCGCCAGCCGCGCCAGCACTTCCGCCGTCGCCGTCACCCGGCGGCCGGGTTCGATCGCGCCAGTGATGACCGCGACCTGGGCGATGAATTCGAGATCGATGAGGCCGCCCGGGATCAGCTTGATGTCCCAGTGGTCGCGCGGCGGCTTTTCCTTCTCGATCAGCGCCCGCATCTCCGAAGCTTCCGCCCTCACCTTGGCGACATCGCGCGGCTGGGCAAGCACCGCCGCTACCTCCTCTTCGACCTCGGCGCAGAGCTCGGCATCGCCGCCGATGGCGCGTGCTCTTGCCAACGCCATGTGCTCCCAGGTCCAGGCGTCCCGATGCTGGTATTTCTTGAAAGCGTCGACATGCGTGGCGACCGGCCCCTTGTTGCCGGAGGGACGCAGGCGCAAGTCGAGCTCGTAGAGCACGCCTTCGGCCGTGGGCGCCGAGACGGCGGCGATCAGCCGCTGCGTCATGCGGGTGTAGTAGTGCGAAGGCGCCAGCGGTTTCTTTCCGTCGGATTCCTCCGCATCCGCGTCGTGGTCGTAGAGCAGGATGAGATCGACGTCCGAGCCCGCGGTGAGCTCGCGGCTGCCGAGCTTGCCCATGCCGAGCAGCGCCACCCTGCCCCCGGCAATCCTGCCGTGGCGCCGTGCGAACTCGGTAGTGACTGCGTTGAGCGCGGCCTCGATGGTGAGGTCGGCCAGATCGGAAAAAGCGCGCCCCGCCCGCGCGGGATCGATCGAACCGGCAAGCAGGCGCACGCCGATCAGGAATTTCTGCTCTGAGGCGAAGATGCGCAGGCGGTCGAGCACGTCCTCATAGGCGCGGTCGCCCTCTATGAAGGCGGCAAGCCGCGCCGAAAGATAGGCACGGTCCGGCAGCTCGGTAAGCAAGGCCGGATCGAGCAGGCCGTCGAACACATGCGGCCGACGTGTGATGATGGCGGCGAGCCGGGGCGCGGCGCCCATGATCGTCGCCATCAGCTTGAGCAGCGCCGGGTTCGACTGCAGAAGCGAAAAGAGCTGAATGCCGGCCGGCAGGCCGGCGAGGAACTCGTCGAAGCGGATCAGCGCCTCGTCGGCGCGGCGCGTCTGGCCGAAGGCTTGCAGCAGCGCCGGCGCCAGCTCCGTCAGCCGCTCGCGCGCTTCGGCCGATTGGGTGACGCGGTAGCGGCCGAAATGCCAGCCGCGGATGACGCGGCAGATGTCGCTCGGGCGCTGGAAGCCGAGCCGATGCAAGGTCTGCAGCGTGTCGGGATCGTCGACGTCGCCGGTGAAGACCAGATTGCCGACGCCGGCGGACAGTTCGGGTGCCGTCTCGAACAGCGCTGCATAGTGACGCTCGACCTGCTGCAGCGAAGCGCGGAAGGCTTGCGCGAACTCCGCCTCGCCGGCAAAGCCGAGCATCAACGCTATGCGCTCAAGCTCCTCGTCCTCTTCCGGGAGGATATGCATCTGCTCGTCGGCCACCATCTGGATGGCGTGCTCGACGCGGCGCAGGAACCAGTATTGCCGGGTAAGCGCATCGCGCGCATCGGCGGTGATCCAGCCGCGCGCGGCGAGCGCGCCCAGCATCGGCACCGTCTCGCGGCCGCGCAACTCCGGAAAGCGGCCGCCGGCAATCAACTGCTGCGTCTGGACGAAGAACTCGATCTCGCGGATGCCGCCGCGGCCAAGCTTGACGTTGTGGCCTTTGACCGCGATCTCGCCATGGCCCTTATGGGCATGGATCTGGCGCTTGATCG from Mesorhizobium sp. M1E.F.Ca.ET.045.02.1.1 includes the following:
- a CDS encoding IS481 family transposase, which produces MPFEARSVMSQKEEFVRLALAPGANVSALCRRFGIGRTCGHKLLSRYRMEGAAGLAEQSRRPLSSPARSAPEVEAAAVSVRVAHPAWGGRKIARVLAREGIGTPAASTVTGILRRNGIELGALGGGAQPFIRFEHAAPNHLWQMDFKGHVALRAGRLHPLTVLDDHSRFSIALSACADQTTETVKARLIAAFRRYGLPWRIATDNGPPWGDGGRNDFTLLTVWLIEIGIAVSHSRPCHPQTLGKDERFHRSLKAEALQGPPFANLAEAQDAFDQWRHVYNAQRPHDALGGGVPLDRYQASPRQYRETVEPFEYAKDDLIRRVQQHGFVSILGRTIRLCRAFAGKSVAFRPTATDGVFDAWFRHQKIETIDLNALAR
- a CDS encoding PAS domain-containing sensor histidine kinase is translated as MAKTDAWGAPGGKAFARRAARGDGLAGNARLIAEPAYQRLLAAEPLLRRSIPALIVIFLIVIAALRFLSLVNERDEVERETRAVLSLAAGQMAQAITADPSAASANAVDLLETTSRQGAMGRSHVLAITDGAFKIIAVSPLSTGWRGRPLDGLVLGGQPLFMFGDRAGVMDVSIGGKDWFAAVSLTGDRKNAAAVLVPKEAVFDGWRKTVSLNVTLFVLTAGVLIVILYAYFGQAARAQAADRIYLEAHQRIDMALVRGRCGLWDWDMVRGKMYWSRSMYDMLGYEPYDTMLSFGEVDEIIHPDDGDLFQLANRIVEREIDHIDQVFRMRHANGQWVWMRARAQVIDPEAPEIQLIGIAVDVTEQRHLALRSEAADMRLRTAIENINESFVLWDAAERLIMCNSKFQKDNGLSDRDVVPGATRDMLEERMLAFASERRLANANGPHGGVTLERQLADGRWLQVNELRTRDGGIVSVGSDITQIKLHQEKLVDSERRLMATIHDLSLARRAEEERAKELVELNRKYMKETERAEAANRAKSEFLANMSHELRTPLNAIIGFSELMEQRLFGPLGSERYEEYASDINSSGKYLLGVINDILDMSKIEAGQFSLDREEIDLCPLIKETVRVISLQAAEKSITVETRIADAMRLYADRRAIKQIAINLLSNAVKFTGQGGHITVRARNASGALVLTIEDNGCGIPKQALSKLGRPFEQVQNQFSKNHTGSGLGLAISRSLAELQGGALKIRSTEGVGTIVSVRIPLKKAPPTVKAAA
- a CDS encoding type II toxin-antitoxin system prevent-host-death family antitoxin, with translation MRVTSTEFQQNVGRFQDAAQRAPVAITKNGRTHTVLLSAAMFEVLVKGQVARPIEDLDEETLRAIAESAVPSQYDELDQMLKDWTP
- a CDS encoding bifunctional [glutamine synthetase] adenylyltransferase/[glutamine synthetase]-adenylyl-L-tyrosine phosphorylase: MAARMAKKAAEPAWQLRPALVLHPLDGDRARRELSEIADAAEEDGLPRLAAFLAGEGPPQDLLAAIFDLSPFLRDTARRRPAILDALFERTVEARLTEIGKTIDRAARVENVSESSLMMELRQLKAEAHFLIALADLAGEAETAVTVRRLSNLADASTRAAVDFLLLDAHGQGKLKLPDSKDPARGSGWILLGMGKLGAHELNFSSDIDLVVFFDPEAPAVIDPLDATELFSRLTRRLVRILQDRTEHGYVFRTDLRLRPDPGSTPLAIPVEAALRYYEARGQNWERAAMIKARPVAGDLAAGAAFLKELQPYVWRKYMDYAAIADVHSIKRQIHAHKGHGEIAVKGHNVKLGRGGIREIEFFVQTQQLIAGGRFPELRGRETVPMLGALAARGWITADARDALTRQYWFLRRVEHAIQMVADEQMHILPEEDEELERIALMLGFAGEAEFAQAFRASLQQVERHYAALFETAPELSAGVGNLVFTGDVDDPDTLQTLHRLGFQRPSDICRVIRGWHFGRYRVTQSAEARERLTELAPALLQAFGQTRRADEALIRFDEFLAGLPAGIQLFSLLQSNPALLKLMATIMGAAPRLAAIITRRPHVFDGLLDPALLTELPDRAYLSARLAAFIEGDRAYEDVLDRLRIFASEQKFLIGVRLLAGSIDPARAGRAFSDLADLTIEAALNAVTTEFARRHGRIAGGRVALLGMGKLGSRELTAGSDVDLILLYDHDADAEESDGKKPLAPSHYYTRMTQRLIAAVSAPTAEGVLYELDLRLRPSGNKGPVATHVDAFKKYQHRDAWTWEHMALARARAIGGDAELCAEVEEEVAAVLAQPRDVAKVRAEASEMRALIEKEKPPRDHWDIKLIPGGLIDLEFIAQVAVITGAIEPGRRVTATAEVLARLAPGFAAAGVRQELCEAWQLYLALTQMIRLCLTGEFQRDDVPPGLSDLLLAVTDLPDFGVLEAHLKETSRKVRKDFGLLLRAGASQRPPGRIEGDDAIREDP